AAACATCTTCAGTGAATACATCAGTCCTTTAAGCCTACTGTTTATTTAGGACTTTTAATAGGAAAACCAGTTGTCCTGCTTTAGCAGTTCCTAAGCGGTTTCGGACTGTTGTGTGCACAAAACCAAATGAAGAAAACAATCTCTCTACTCCTGCGGATGAAGCCGATGCAGCTGAGTAGCTAGATTTATTATCTTTGCTGGAAGAACAAGTGATTGCGACTTCCACCAGTCCAGTGGTTTTAGTTCATTAACGACGTTATCTGCAAACATGTATTTTTGAAATGGTGCAGATTCACACTTCAATTTCAGCACAGTTGCCACAATGTCATGGTTAGTATTGGCGAGCCACTCCATTGCAGAGTTGATTTCCGCCTCAGATAATTTTTTCCCTCTGTAGATGGGATGCAAGATATTGATTGGCTAAATAGTGTTCTTCTTTTAATGCTTGGTCCTTGCGGTGCTGTATTGCAACCTTTACATTGTTTGAGAGGTTCAAGCGATCTAGAGAACCTTCTAAATCTTTCCAAACTTCTGTGGCATCAGCTATGGTTGCAGTATCTTTCTGCATTTTATCCAACGCAATCGATATTGGCTTTAACCTTTCCAAAAGGTCCTCGGCATTTCTCTTCACACCAAGATTTAATACTTTGCTTCGTATATTAGCATCAATTTTATCCCGATGTGTTTCGCAAatggacagtaattttgaccagttgtTAATAAACATTTCGAAGCAGTCAGCCAAGgtattccatctaacatcttgtggtagAACCAACTTCAGTCCTCCCATTTCCTTGTAGGTTGCATGTGCAAAATGATTATTGCGGAAATATTTAACAATTTCTACAACATGTTCCTTGACACCCGAAATATGCAGGTCTTTTGCCAAAAGATGCAACAAATGGGCAGAACAACCGTATGTAATGACATTTGTGTCATCCTCATGTGCCAGTTCCGCTCGCATTTTTGCCACATTGCTTGCGTTATCAGTAACTAAGCTCCTTACTTTACATCCAAACTGTTCTTGGCATTGGTGAATTGAGTTCTTAGCAATTTCAAGTAAATATTCAGCAGTATGTGAATTTCCAGATGTGTCGATTGTGTCTGTAAGGTAAGTTTCACCATCTTCTGTTGTGACACAAGTGCAAATTATGGGGTCGTTGTGGATGTTGCTCCAACCATCCAAGCTCATGTTAACAACCTTGTCTTTCAAATATTTTGTACAAGCCGCTCTTTCTATGTCGTATACAGCCTGAAGATGTTTTCCTGAGATATCAAATCTACTTGGTGGTTTGTAGCCTGGTCTAATTCCTTCGATCATTTGTACAAACAATGGGTGCTCAACTAGTCGGAAAGAAGAATTGGTTGCAAATATGAATTTAGCAATTAATTCATCAAAATGTTCTTTCTGGCTCGTCGTAGTCTTTAAGATGAATTTTTCTACACTTTGCACGCAAAGTTTTTTTTTGGGCTGCTTTGTTGAAGTTGTACCCAGATATTGATTGTCACGTGCAGCACAAGCCATATTTGACCCTGAAAGCACAGAAATTAAAAATCTAAATCGACTGCGTATTTGAAGAAATATAACGAAaatattttgaaacaaactttttgaaCAATGTAATGGTCCTCGTCCTATAAGGGCTGTCTCAAAAGTTATGCTACTCAAGTTTTCCGGTGAAGTTGCTGTAACACTGGTAACTAATATCAGAGCAACTGAAAAAAATTATGTcacaaaagttttaaaaatgttttttttttaaaatggtcaATTTGGCAGACTTCAAAAGTGAATTgcagcctacaataaaaaaaaaataagcgtatacacactttatttttacttaaaggacatgtgcacctttattttttaaggtgCAGTGTGCACATGTCCTCCCCCCGCAGCTCTCTTACCTCCGATGTCAGCGCTGCGGGGATCCGTGGCTTCGTTCTGCCCGTCCGCGAGCGCGCCTCCATTCATTTCACTGGATCACTGCGAGTAGGCCGCAACCGGAGGACGGGAGGCGGACGGTCAAAACGAAGCCACGGATCTCAGCGCTGCGGGGATCGGAGGTAAGAGCGCTGCGGGGGGGAGGACATGTgcaccttaaaaaaataaaggtgcacatgTCCTTTAGCGTTAATTTTCTGTGAAATATTGCCTTAACATAAATTTAAATTCTATACTCCAGAACTACTAGTGCTAGAAATTTCTCTTTTCATAGACTTTAACCATCCCAGTAAAATGTCTGTTAAAAAAATAGGTTGTAATTGCCAGACTTACTAGTACTAGGCTCCTGGTGCATAAGAAGCTGTGGGGGTTCATTGACATTAGTTGTATCACTATCAACATCTTCATTTCCCTTCTGGTTGCAGTTTTCATAATGTGATTTCAAACGGCAAACAAGTCCTTGGATATCCTTTTGACAGTATTTGCACTTTGCTCTTGCACCTTTCTttccaagatctgctgctggcatctcAACAAAATGAACCCAAATAGGGTCTCTCTTACGACCTGCCATGGCTCACACAGATCACTTATGAAGTTTGATTGTTACTACAGCCAAGTACTGCTGACTATCCAACAAGTTTGGGCATGTCAACTGAATGGAAAAAGAAACTAAACCAAAAGTGAAACCAAGCTAGAAGTGTGGAATTAAAGGGGCAGTATGAACAAAATGTGGAGGCTATTAATAGTTTATACAATTAAGACATGCTGCTTTTAAACACCTACCTATTGCCATATAgtaaaacaaaaaagatttttacttaCTTTGGGGTCCCCCCCTCACCCTGGCGTTAGATCGTTGCCCCTAGTTTCGTCCGTGTAACTATGGGCGCACATGCGCACTGCTCTCACTTCTCATTTTAATcgtgatttatattaaaaaaaaccttttgatttaaatcagtgatttaaatcattattaaaatcatgatttaaatcgatccgatttaaat
The Ranitomeya imitator isolate aRanImi1 chromosome 3, aRanImi1.pri, whole genome shotgun sequence genome window above contains:
- the LOC138672778 gene encoding uncharacterized protein, producing the protein MAGRKRDPIWVHFVEMPAADLGKKGARAKCKYCQKDIQGLVCRLKSHYENCNQKGNEDVDSDTTNVNEPPQLLMHQEPSTRSNMACAARDNQYLGTTSTKQPKKKLCVQSVEKFILKTTTSQKEHFDELIAKFIFATNSSFRLVEHPLFVQMIEGIRPGYKPPSRFDISGKHLQAVYDIERAACTKYLKDKVVNMSLDGWSNIHNDPIICTCVTTEDGETYLTDTIDTSGNSHTAEYLLEIAKNSIHQCQEQFGCKVRSLVTDNASNVAKMRAELAHEDDTNVITYGCSAHLLHLLAKDLHISGVKEHVVEIVKYFRNNHFAHATYKEMGGLKLVLPQDVRWNTLADCFEMFINNWSKLLSICETHRDKIDANIRSKVLNLGVKRNAEDLLERLKPISIALDKMQKDTATIADATEVWKDLEGSLDRLNLSNNVKVAIQHRKDQALKEEHYLANQYLASHLQREKII